The following coding sequences lie in one Silene latifolia isolate original U9 population chromosome 5, ASM4854445v1, whole genome shotgun sequence genomic window:
- the LOC141655808 gene encoding uncharacterized protein LOC141655808, translating to MGVTKGKWAWIIMSTVEGLKDQGFARWNYTIKHVHQHAKNNLRSYSQANKLSGSSSSSLISNKLKDDKLKQSEESLRTVMYLSCWGPN from the coding sequence ATGGGTGTAACAAAAGGGAAATGGGCATGGATAATAATGTCAACAGTAGAAGGATTAAAAGATCAAGGATTTGCGAGATGGAATTATACAATTAAGCATGTTCATCAACATGCTAAGAATAATTTAAGGTCGTATTCTCAAGCTAATAAGCTTTCCGGGTCATCTTCTTCGTCTTTGATTTcgaataagttgaaggatgataAGTTGAAGCAATCCGAAGAGTCTCTTAGGACTGTCATGTATTTGAGCTGCTGGGGTCCCAATTAG